A region of Homo sapiens chromosome 17, GRCh38.p14 Primary Assembly DNA encodes the following proteins:
- the APOH gene encoding beta-2-glycoprotein 1 precursor → MISPVLILFSSFLCHVAIAGRTCPKPDDLPFSTVVPLKTFYEPGEEITYSCKPGYVSRGGMRKFICPLTGLWPINTLKCTPRVCPFAGILENGAVRYTTFEYPNTISFSCNTGFYLNGADSAKCTEEGKWSPELPVCAPIICPPPSIPTFATLRVYKPSAGNNSLYRDTAVFECLPQHAMFGNDTITCTTHGNWTKLPECREVKCPFPSRPDNGFVNYPAKPTLYYKDKATFGCHDGYSLDGPEEIECTKLGNWSAMPSCKASCKVPVKKATVVYQGERVKIQEKFKNGMLHGDKVSFFCKNKEKKCSYTEDAQCIDGTIEVPKCFKEHSSLAFWKTDASDVKPC, encoded by the exons ATGATTTCTCCAGTGCTCATCTTGTTCTCGAGTTTTCTCTGCCATGTTGCTATTGCAGGACGGA CCTGTCCCAAGCCAGATGATTTACCATTTTCCACAGTGGTCCCGTTAAAAACATTCTATGAGCCAGGAGAAGAGATTACGTATTCCTGCAAGCCGGGCTATGTGTCCCGAGGAGGGATGAGAAAGTTTATCTGCCCTCTCACAGGACTGTGGCCCATCAACACTCTGAAATGTACAC CCAGAGTATGTCCTTTTGCTGGAATCTTAGAAAATGGAGCCGTACGCTATACGACTTTTGAATATCCCAACACGATCAGTTTTTCTTGTAACACTGG GTTTTATCTGAATGGCGCTGATTCTGCCAAGTGCactgaggaaggaaaatggagCCCGGAGCTTCCTGTCTGTGCTC CCATCATCTGCCCTCCACCATCCATACCTACGTTTGCAACACTTCGTGTTTATAAGCCATCAGCTGGAAACAATTCCCTCTATCGGGACACAGCAGTTTTTGAATGTTTGCCACAACATGCGATGTTTGGAAATGATACAATTACCTGCACGACACATGGAAATTGGACTAAATTACCAGAATGCAGGG AAGTAAAATGCCCATTCCCATCAAGACCAGACAATGGATTTGTGAACTATCCTGCAAAACCAACACTTTATTACAAGGATAAAGCCACATTTGGCTGCCATGATGGATATTCTCTGGATGGCCCGGAAGAAATAGAATGTACCAAACTGGGAAACTGGTCTGCCATGCCAAGTTGTAAAG CATCTTGTAAAGTACCTGTGAAAAAAGCCACTGTGGTGTACCAAGGAGAGAGAGTAAAGATTCAGGAAAAATTTAAGAATGGAATGCTACATGGTGataaagtttctttcttctgcaaaaataaggaaaagaagtgTAGCTATACAGAGGATGCTCAGTGTATAGATGGCACTATCGAAGTCCCCAAATGCTTCAAGG AACACAGTTCTCTGGCTTTTTGGAAAACTGATGCATCCGATGTAAAGCCATGCTAA